The DNA segment ACCTAAGCAATTATTTTTCAGTAGTCGAATGTAGGTGCGATAAGGAATGTAGTCTATGGGGTTATAGCCAGAAAACCGGAGAATTAAGACACAAGCCCATGAATACTTGCCGGCAATGATAGCTTTGATAATTTGTTCAATTTGTTCTGTATTAATTTTCTTAGCTGTTTGTGTATTACAACTATTATTTAATTGATGCATAGCTTTCCCTCTTTTTTAATTTGGAGTCCTACA comes from the Nodularia sp. NIES-3585 genome and includes:
- a CDS encoding HetP family heterocyst commitment protein; translated protein: MHQLNNSCNTQTAKKINTEQIEQIIKAIIAGKYSWACVLILRFSGYNPIDYIPYRTYIRLLKNNCLGENSKSKDTEKKEVFDMNSNWIRL